A window of the Dyadobacter pollutisoli genome harbors these coding sequences:
- a CDS encoding ABC transporter permease, producing MANVNTKISWVHLTSKIRQLIVAVLSVTFGISMYIFMNSFMNGVNAAQTEITFTTMAHIRVYNELGGEPTILIPQNSSSDTLLSVSNARHISYTEGIRNADEVVQLLQKHGEVVAVTEQVNQNVFFRNGVTKVSGTLSGIAVTSEIRMFNTVQYMTEGDLNELERRSGAVVLGTGLADKLSASVGDNVTLTTSDGVSKILKVTGLIQTGTGSVDKSRALISINTARQLLSKNKSYATEVLANVGDYNKARVIAAAISPDIKYKTEAWQEGNGQLESANTLRDIIAIAVSLTILIVAGFGIYNIMNMTVSEKIREIAILKAMGFDGKDIVQIFLVQSVIIGLIGGFIGLLLGFTIASIVDRIPFKIASLDTLPISYLPADYILAMVFGLIITFVAGYLPARKASKVDPVEILRG from the coding sequence ATGGCAAACGTAAATACGAAAATATCGTGGGTTCACCTGACCTCAAAAATAAGACAGCTGATCGTGGCGGTGCTGAGCGTCACCTTTGGCATATCCATGTACATTTTCATGAACAGCTTTATGAATGGTGTGAATGCTGCACAGACCGAGATCACCTTTACCACTATGGCGCACATCAGGGTATATAATGAGCTGGGCGGTGAGCCTACGATACTGATCCCACAAAACAGCAGCAGCGATACCCTCCTCAGCGTAAGCAATGCCCGGCATATCAGCTACACCGAGGGCATCAGAAATGCAGATGAGGTAGTACAGTTGCTGCAAAAACACGGAGAGGTAGTGGCCGTTACTGAACAGGTCAACCAGAACGTATTTTTCCGCAACGGGGTGACCAAGGTAAGCGGCACGCTTTCCGGAATCGCGGTAACCAGTGAGATAAGGATGTTCAATACCGTGCAATACATGACCGAAGGCGACCTGAACGAGCTGGAAAGGCGTTCGGGTGCGGTGGTGCTGGGAACGGGGCTGGCAGACAAGCTCAGCGCGTCGGTGGGTGACAATGTTACACTTACCACATCTGACGGCGTCAGCAAAATCCTTAAAGTGACCGGCCTGATACAGACCGGCACGGGCAGCGTGGACAAGAGCCGCGCATTGATCTCGATCAATACGGCCAGGCAGTTGCTATCAAAAAATAAAAGTTATGCAACGGAGGTGCTCGCCAATGTCGGCGATTACAACAAGGCGAGAGTAATAGCCGCTGCTATAAGCCCGGATATCAAATATAAAACAGAAGCCTGGCAGGAAGGTAACGGGCAACTGGAGTCAGCAAACACGCTCCGGGACATCATCGCCATTGCCGTTTCACTCACCATACTGATCGTGGCCGGATTTGGCATCTACAACATTATGAACATGACCGTCAGCGAGAAAATACGGGAAATTGCGATCCTGAAAGCCATGGGTTTCGATGGCAAAGACATTGTACAAATATTCCTCGTGCAATCCGTTATCATTGGTCTGATCGGTGGTTTTATCGGGCTGTTGCTCGGCTTTACCATTGCTTCCATCGTTGACCGTATTCCCTTCAAAATTGCATCTTTGGATACACTTCCGATCTCTTACCTGCCGGCTGACTATATCTTGGCGATGGTCTTTGGGTTGATCATCACATTTGTTGCAGGATATCTGCCCGCACGAAAAGCGTCCAAAGTCGATCCGGTGGAAATACTAAGAGGCTAA
- a CDS encoding DUF4249 domain-containing protein — MSTIKHTTTLLLLTSFLYSCEKVIDVELDPADQQYVIEGQITNQEKGALVVISQTTDFENTGTYPGISGAIVTISDTEGNVFPLAETQQGFYQDTLLLGKPGMTYHLHVKLNGNEYTATSVMPYRVKMDSLFVKKDGSNLSNKERYLAHVGYTDPSNAVNFYRFVQFKNGVKEKTIFIRNDERTNGNEVTAPLRYPADDDNDILTGDKIRVEMQCIDHAAYQYWYSLDRGALGDGSAASPANPVSNMQGGALGYFSAHTSETREITVP; from the coding sequence ATGTCAACCATAAAACATACGACCACATTGCTGCTGCTCACATCTTTTCTTTATTCCTGCGAAAAGGTGATCGACGTTGAGCTGGACCCGGCCGATCAGCAGTACGTGATTGAAGGACAGATCACCAATCAGGAAAAGGGTGCCCTGGTGGTGATCTCCCAAACCACGGATTTCGAAAACACAGGTACTTATCCGGGTATTTCCGGCGCAATCGTCACCATTTCCGACACGGAGGGAAATGTCTTTCCTTTAGCAGAAACACAGCAGGGGTTTTATCAGGATACTCTTTTGCTGGGGAAGCCCGGAATGACTTACCACCTTCATGTAAAATTAAACGGTAATGAGTATACGGCAACTTCGGTGATGCCTTACCGCGTAAAAATGGATTCATTATTTGTAAAAAAAGATGGTTCCAATCTCTCAAACAAGGAGCGCTACCTTGCCCATGTTGGTTACACAGATCCCAGCAACGCAGTCAATTTTTACCGTTTTGTTCAATTCAAAAACGGGGTTAAGGAGAAAACCATTTTTATTAGGAATGACGAACGGACAAATGGTAATGAGGTCACTGCCCCTCTCCGTTACCCGGCTGATGATGACAATGACATACTGACCGGCGACAAAATCCGCGTGGAAATGCAGTGCATAGATCATGCCGCGTACCAGTACTGGTACAGCCTCGACCGCGGCGCACTGGGCGACGGGAGCGCTGCATCACCGGCCAATCCGGTCAGCAATATGCAAGGCGGTGCCCTGGGGTATTTCAGCGCACACACCAGTGAGACACGTGAAATAACAGTACCCTGA
- a CDS encoding DUF6515 family protein has product MKTLKVFLAITMIAFSLQTNAQSSVTVIRRPPRESKIIVHAGVRYHYHGGVYYKPYGRQYVVVRPPVGLRVTILPAGYTRVTLGGLPYFYVGGVYYVQRAPGAYEVAEPPIELVTNNNPSQLSALPEGTQSVYIAGKKYYKINDTYYEKSVSENGNESYVVVGKVD; this is encoded by the coding sequence ATGAAAACGTTAAAAGTGTTTCTGGCCATCACCATGATCGCCTTCTCATTGCAGACAAATGCCCAGTCTTCGGTGACGGTAATCCGGAGGCCTCCGCGCGAATCGAAAATCATCGTACATGCCGGGGTTCGATACCATTATCATGGCGGCGTATATTACAAACCGTACGGTCGCCAATACGTGGTTGTTCGTCCGCCCGTCGGCTTGCGCGTGACCATCCTGCCCGCTGGATACACCCGCGTTACACTGGGCGGCCTTCCTTATTTTTATGTCGGTGGCGTCTATTACGTTCAGCGTGCACCCGGCGCGTACGAGGTGGCGGAGCCTCCAATAGAATTGGTCACAAACAACAACCCTTCCCAATTATCCGCCCTGCCCGAAGGCACACAAAGCGTTTACATTGCTGGTAAGAAATATTACAAAATCAACGATACCTACTATGAAAAGTCAGTTTCCGAAAATGGGAACGAAAGTTATGTGGTGGTCGGCAAGGTTGATTAA
- a CDS encoding ABC transporter ATP-binding protein encodes MNAALSAKGLNKYFHEPETFQVLKDVGFEIKKEEFVAIVGKSGSGKSTLLYLLSTMDTDYKGSITINGTTVTGLSQNELSRFRNEHIGFVFQFHYLLPEFSVLDNVMLPALKLGKKSKEQVETNAMELLTLLDIKGHEMKKASKISGGQQQRVAIARALINEPAIIMGDEPTGNLDSKNTKVVFDIFRQLAKERGQTIIAVTHDDEFAANCDRIIEMVDGKIMT; translated from the coding sequence ATGAACGCAGCACTTTCCGCAAAAGGCCTTAACAAATACTTCCATGAACCGGAAACCTTCCAGGTATTGAAGGATGTGGGCTTTGAAATAAAAAAAGAAGAATTTGTGGCCATTGTCGGAAAATCAGGATCTGGCAAATCGACCCTGCTGTACCTGCTCTCGACCATGGACACCGATTACAAGGGGAGTATTACCATTAATGGCACCACAGTTACTGGGCTCAGCCAGAATGAATTGTCACGTTTCCGTAACGAGCACATCGGGTTCGTGTTCCAGTTCCATTACCTGCTGCCGGAATTCTCTGTATTGGACAATGTGATGCTCCCTGCGCTCAAACTGGGGAAAAAGTCAAAGGAGCAGGTAGAGACAAATGCCATGGAACTGCTGACATTGCTAGACATCAAAGGACATGAAATGAAAAAGGCATCCAAAATATCGGGCGGACAACAGCAGCGGGTGGCCATTGCGCGCGCGTTGATCAACGAACCGGCAATCATCATGGGTGACGAACCTACCGGAAATCTTGACTCGAAGAATACCAAAGTGGTTTTCGACATCTTTCGTCAGTTGGCAAAGGAAAGGGGACAAACCATCATAGCCGTCACCCACGACGACGAATTTGCCGCGAATTGCGACCGCATCATTGAGATGGTGGATGGGAAAATAATGACCTGA
- a CDS encoding TonB-dependent receptor, whose product MTPFIKLTLCLILLAAGNSFAQQKQATIAGTVKDAATGETLIGATVRVKQLPATGTVTNEYGFYSLSLPPGTYTLMYSLVGFSEKAFEIALVSDQKLDVILSDHATTLNEVVITADKNDKVSSTQMGAEKLNIKEISTVPVLFGERDPLKVLQLLPGIKSAGDGGSGFYVRGGATDQNMILLDEAPVYNASHLLGFFSTFNADAIKDMTVYKGGMPAQYGGRLSSVLDIKMNEGNNQDYEVSGGIGLISAKLNVEGPIQKDKSSFLLSARRTYADVFLKASSEYRDYRLYFYDLNAKLNFSLGEKDRLYVSGYFGKDDMGMGEAFGLQWGNATATVRWNHIFNSKLFSNTSLIFSNYDYNVAIQNGGNQFDIFSQIRDYNLKQEFQWFPNHKNTVRFGVNAIHHTITPGEVTPIGTSSINASELQKRFSWESALFVSNSWQLSSKLNLTYGLRLTAFSAIGEGDFYTVTPAGMVTDTLHYHKGQVAKTYLNLEPRLSASYQLGEHASVKASYVRNVQNLHLISNSTASNPTDKWIASNNNIKPEIADQVSLGYYRNLAENRYELSTEVYYKTMQNQIDYRSGANIFSNFDAIETQLLFGKGRAYGSEWQLKKKSGKLTGWISYTLSKTERKIDGINDNLWYNARQDRTHDVALVGIYELNKKWTLSANWVYYTGNAITFPAGKYQVDGQTAYYYTERNGYRMPDYHRLDLGATMKLRDRKNLKQELAFSLYNAYGRENTYTIEFRDSESVPGRTEAVQTALFKFIPSISYNFKF is encoded by the coding sequence ATGACCCCATTTATCAAGCTGACGCTCTGCCTGATCCTGCTGGCGGCAGGGAATTCGTTTGCACAACAAAAACAAGCTACCATTGCCGGCACTGTGAAAGATGCAGCAACCGGCGAAACGCTCATCGGTGCCACGGTAAGGGTAAAACAGCTGCCTGCCACCGGTACGGTAACCAACGAATACGGCTTTTACTCGCTGAGCCTGCCACCAGGAACATACACGCTGATGTATTCTCTGGTTGGTTTTAGTGAAAAGGCATTTGAAATAGCACTGGTTTCAGACCAAAAACTGGACGTCATCCTGTCCGACCATGCTACCACGCTGAACGAGGTGGTAATCACCGCCGACAAAAATGACAAGGTTTCCAGCACACAAATGGGTGCAGAAAAGCTGAATATCAAGGAAATCAGTACTGTTCCCGTCCTGTTTGGAGAACGGGACCCGCTCAAAGTCCTGCAATTGTTGCCGGGGATCAAGTCGGCGGGGGACGGCGGGAGCGGCTTTTACGTACGGGGCGGGGCCACCGATCAAAATATGATCCTGCTCGACGAAGCACCTGTTTACAATGCGTCTCACCTGCTCGGTTTTTTCTCCACTTTCAACGCCGATGCCATTAAGGATATGACCGTTTACAAAGGGGGAATGCCCGCCCAGTATGGCGGGAGGCTTTCGTCGGTACTTGACATCAAAATGAATGAGGGCAACAACCAGGATTATGAGGTGAGTGGCGGGATCGGGCTTATTTCGGCCAAGCTGAATGTGGAGGGACCCATTCAGAAAGACAAATCCTCATTCCTGCTTTCCGCCCGGCGAACCTACGCCGATGTGTTTTTGAAGGCTTCCAGCGAGTACAGGGATTATCGTCTTTATTTCTATGATTTAAATGCCAAATTAAATTTCAGTCTTGGCGAAAAAGACCGCTTGTACGTCTCGGGTTACTTCGGAAAAGATGATATGGGTATGGGGGAAGCCTTCGGCCTGCAATGGGGAAATGCGACGGCCACCGTGCGCTGGAACCACATCTTCAACAGTAAACTTTTTTCCAATACCTCCCTGATTTTCAGCAATTACGACTACAATGTAGCCATTCAAAATGGCGGAAACCAGTTTGATATCTTTTCCCAGATCCGCGATTATAACCTCAAACAGGAGTTTCAATGGTTTCCCAATCACAAAAACACGGTGCGGTTCGGCGTGAATGCAATCCACCATACCATCACACCCGGTGAGGTGACGCCCATCGGTACATCGAGTATCAATGCTTCGGAATTACAAAAAAGATTTTCCTGGGAAAGTGCCTTGTTTGTTTCCAACAGCTGGCAGCTATCGTCCAAACTGAACCTGACCTACGGCCTGAGGCTCACTGCGTTCAGTGCCATCGGAGAAGGGGATTTTTATACCGTGACCCCGGCGGGAATGGTAACCGATACCCTGCATTACCACAAGGGACAGGTCGCCAAAACCTACCTGAACCTGGAACCGAGGTTATCTGCCAGTTATCAGTTGGGCGAGCATGCTTCCGTGAAGGCGTCTTACGTCCGGAACGTGCAGAACCTGCACCTGATATCCAATTCCACGGCCTCGAACCCGACAGACAAGTGGATCGCGAGTAACAACAACATCAAGCCCGAAATAGCCGACCAGGTTTCACTGGGATATTACAGAAACCTCGCTGAAAACCGCTACGAACTCAGTACGGAGGTTTATTATAAAACCATGCAAAATCAGATCGACTACCGTAGCGGAGCCAATATATTCAGCAATTTCGATGCCATTGAAACCCAGCTGCTGTTCGGTAAGGGGCGGGCGTACGGATCCGAATGGCAGCTGAAAAAGAAGTCGGGCAAACTTACCGGCTGGATCAGCTATACGTTGTCCAAAACGGAGCGAAAAATTGATGGTATCAATGACAACCTTTGGTACAACGCCCGCCAGGACCGTACGCATGATGTTGCCCTGGTGGGTATTTATGAGCTGAACAAAAAATGGACGTTGTCTGCAAACTGGGTTTACTACACCGGAAATGCGATCACTTTTCCGGCTGGCAAATATCAGGTGGATGGCCAGACCGCCTACTACTATACCGAACGAAACGGCTACCGGATGCCTGACTATCACCGCCTGGACCTGGGTGCAACGATGAAATTACGCGACCGTAAAAACCTAAAACAGGAGCTGGCGTTCAGCCTATACAATGCTTATGGCAGGGAAAACACGTATACCATCGAATTCCGGGACAGCGAGTCAGTCCCCGGCAGAACGGAGGCCGTCCAAACCGCACTTTTCAAATTTATTCCGTCGATCAGTTACAATTTTAAATTTTAA
- a CDS encoding efflux RND transporter periplasmic adaptor subunit produces MKANSTTMITAMLLTCLWACSGQQETRPIRKSLQQAVFASGHLEQENEYVIAATAEGTIRELNMREGDKLTSGQILVRIKSDVARTQLQEARIVYNDARKNATPDAPQLSQLQAQIGLARAQLDQNRLNYERYRALRSKNSVSQLEFEKAELQYKTAQSNLVALEKSYSQAQDALRLNADRSLQQVKTQQAILSEYEISSDKPGVVLDVLKKEGELVRKGEVIARIGSGRHIMKLFIAEDDITRLSTRQRAIIQMNNYPDSTFTAIITRILPAFDQTAQSYIVEAVFLNPPPLLLSGTQLQANIVQEGVKPVLVIPSAALVRGQFVQMRDGTERAIRTGQKAGSWVEVKAGLTEQDVILLPEDKDQKQGALPGT; encoded by the coding sequence ATGAAGGCAAACAGCACGACAATGATTACAGCAATGCTGCTGACGTGCCTCTGGGCATGCAGTGGCCAACAAGAAACCCGTCCGATCAGGAAAAGTCTGCAGCAGGCCGTTTTTGCCAGTGGCCACCTGGAACAGGAAAATGAATATGTGATCGCCGCCACGGCGGAAGGCACGATCAGGGAGCTTAATATGCGCGAGGGGGATAAGCTTACCTCCGGGCAGATCCTTGTCCGCATCAAAAGCGATGTTGCCCGCACCCAATTGCAGGAAGCACGGATTGTGTACAACGATGCCCGCAAAAATGCAACCCCTGACGCACCGCAGCTATCGCAGCTACAGGCGCAAATCGGTTTGGCACGGGCACAGCTTGACCAGAACCGGCTCAATTATGAACGTTATAGGGCATTAAGAAGCAAAAATTCGGTATCGCAGCTGGAATTTGAAAAAGCCGAACTGCAGTACAAAACTGCACAGAGTAACCTTGTTGCGTTAGAGAAAAGTTACAGCCAGGCGCAGGATGCGCTGCGCCTGAACGCCGACAGAAGTCTGCAACAGGTAAAAACCCAGCAGGCTATATTGAGCGAGTACGAAATCAGTTCGGATAAGCCGGGAGTTGTGCTGGATGTGCTCAAAAAAGAGGGTGAGTTGGTGCGCAAGGGCGAGGTAATTGCTAGGATCGGCAGCGGCCGGCACATTATGAAACTTTTCATTGCAGAGGACGATATCACGCGGCTCAGCACACGCCAGCGTGCTATCATACAAATGAACAATTATCCCGACAGCACCTTCACCGCTATCATCACCCGCATTTTACCCGCATTCGACCAGACGGCACAATCGTATATCGTGGAAGCCGTATTCCTAAACCCGCCGCCGCTGCTGTTATCGGGTACCCAGTTACAGGCCAATATTGTGCAGGAAGGGGTAAAGCCTGTGCTGGTGATCCCGTCTGCGGCTTTGGTCAGAGGGCAATTTGTACAAATGCGCGACGGAACAGAAAGGGCGATCAGGACGGGGCAGAAAGCAGGGAGTTGGGTGGAGGTTAAAGCAGGCCTGACGGAGCAGGATGTCATTCTTTTACCAGAGGATAAAGACCAGAAACAAGGCGCACTACCTGGCACCTGA
- a CDS encoding TolC family protein, whose product MINLRLRIILLLLCPAGFSGQAQIRFSSLEEVFGYADQNAISIQSAKDQQLIAALKTRAAKGALVPAVNASAGFNDNITLQPTLVPASLFNPAAPEGTFNEYTFGRKYLYSTGVQVSWDLINFQKWFDVKTMAASQTLSEANTRSARFQVYNQLAQTYYSILLTDKYISIAIGNIAAADSIYRIAKDKYDAGIFTEENLNRSKIQHRQAVQQASNLSASLTQLYNQLQSQLNTSEQVMLATELTGPQPGTVGEESTAPIHPQVQAEQAQLRLNERQLAQSRTLAYPSLAVVYQFNRNWATDKMFDLSAANTLPQQFWGVKLSIPVFNGLSIREKVTQAQIQLHQQQQVLDNQARVSQKEDENLLIQFRQSAEDLKQQEAILQLQSSSDSHTNDRYESGIIGLDERLDKFQDLLLVQNQYMQSLSNYYVSYYQRYLRIKL is encoded by the coding sequence ATGATAAACTTAAGATTAAGAATTATATTACTCCTCCTTTGTCCCGCCGGTTTTTCAGGCCAGGCCCAGATCAGGTTTAGCTCACTCGAAGAAGTGTTCGGTTATGCAGATCAAAATGCTATCAGTATACAAAGCGCCAAGGATCAGCAGCTGATTGCGGCCTTAAAAACCAGGGCGGCGAAAGGCGCCTTGGTCCCGGCTGTGAATGCTTCGGCCGGGTTCAATGATAACATAACGCTTCAGCCCACGCTCGTTCCGGCCAGCCTGTTCAATCCTGCCGCCCCTGAGGGAACATTTAATGAATATACTTTCGGCAGGAAATACCTGTACAGCACTGGGGTGCAGGTAAGTTGGGACTTGATCAATTTCCAAAAGTGGTTCGATGTGAAAACCATGGCGGCGTCGCAAACTCTCAGTGAGGCCAATACCCGTAGTGCCCGGTTTCAGGTTTACAACCAGCTTGCGCAGACCTATTATTCCATCCTGCTTACTGATAAATACATTTCCATCGCCATTGGCAACATCGCGGCGGCGGACAGCATTTACCGCATTGCAAAGGACAAATACGACGCCGGCATATTTACCGAAGAAAACCTGAACCGCAGCAAAATCCAGCACAGACAAGCTGTCCAGCAAGCCAGCAACCTTTCCGCATCTCTTACCCAATTGTACAACCAGTTACAGTCCCAATTGAACACGTCCGAGCAGGTTATGCTTGCCACAGAATTAACCGGGCCTCAGCCTGGCACCGTTGGAGAAGAAAGCACTGCGCCCATTCACCCGCAGGTTCAGGCTGAGCAGGCCCAGCTGCGACTGAACGAGCGGCAACTTGCTCAAAGCCGGACCCTGGCATATCCTTCGCTGGCAGTAGTTTATCAATTTAACCGCAACTGGGCCACTGATAAAATGTTTGACCTATCGGCTGCCAACACCCTGCCCCAGCAATTCTGGGGTGTCAAGCTGAGCATCCCCGTTTTCAACGGTCTGTCTATCCGGGAAAAGGTCACCCAGGCGCAAATACAGCTTCATCAGCAGCAACAGGTATTAGACAATCAGGCACGCGTCTCCCAAAAGGAAGACGAGAACCTGCTGATCCAGTTCCGGCAGAGCGCAGAAGACCTGAAACAACAGGAGGCGATCCTGCAGCTCCAAAGCAGCAGTGACAGCCATACCAACGACCGGTATGAAAGCGGGATCATCGGCCTGGACGAACGGCTGGACAAGTTCCAGGACCTGCTGCTAGTGCAGAACCAGTACATGCAAAGCCTTAGCAACTATTATGTTAGCTATTACCAACGCTATCTGCGGATAAAACTATAA
- a CDS encoding DUF2147 domain-containing protein, which translates to MNPLRKLAGCTAVILLFLCTICYGQNEITGKWLSPDGDRKIEICESNSSFFGKIIWLKSTAGKVRVGDIVLKDITYKNGHWVGKAYIPARNRDISVSISMPDKEELEITGKVGMMSQKKLWKRVE; encoded by the coding sequence ATGAATCCACTCAGGAAACTGGCAGGTTGCACGGCGGTCATTCTTCTTTTTCTATGTACCATTTGCTACGGTCAAAACGAGATTACCGGAAAATGGCTCAGCCCTGACGGCGATCGCAAAATTGAAATCTGTGAAAGCAACAGCAGTTTTTTTGGAAAAATTATCTGGCTGAAAAGTACTGCCGGTAAGGTACGGGTCGGAGATATCGTACTGAAGGATATCACTTACAAAAATGGCCACTGGGTAGGGAAAGCGTATATACCTGCACGTAACCGGGACATTTCTGTCAGCATCTCCATGCCTGACAAAGAGGAACTTGAAATTACCGGAAAAGTGGGTATGATGAGCCAAAAGAAGCTATGGAAAAGAGTTGAATGA
- a CDS encoding sensor histidine kinase, whose amino-acid sequence MMKKFNLWPGLVISMFIALIVFIPSAIRLDQEEKSELVLRNAALTFLISIFCWIANQYTLSAAWIKGKALKTGFALTACVLVAIVILYPLREMRTENFPMMNLNGLSEDRRLLMMAFRGLLIGGLQYFVSFYLKLVTDSQNSRIENQLLKQENLEARLNLLKQQVNPHFLFNSLSTLRTIAPDAPTKKYVMQLANVYRYLLGSEQEHLTVLEKELEFTRSYLYILQERFEHGLHVEIELREASLSRSIPPYSLQILIENAVKHNIVSEDAPLTIRIYVESEMLCVENNVLPRMSVEESTGKGLKNIKERYRLLSSREIEIIENSSYFIVKLPLLK is encoded by the coding sequence ATGATGAAAAAATTTAATCTTTGGCCGGGGCTTGTAATTTCGATGTTCATAGCTTTGATCGTTTTCATACCAAGCGCCATACGGTTAGACCAGGAGGAAAAGAGCGAACTTGTATTAAGGAATGCTGCACTTACATTTCTCATATCTATTTTCTGCTGGATCGCAAACCAATACACACTCAGTGCGGCTTGGATCAAGGGTAAGGCACTGAAAACCGGCTTTGCACTTACCGCTTGTGTGCTGGTCGCCATTGTAATTCTTTACCCTTTGCGGGAAATGCGCACCGAGAACTTCCCGATGATGAACCTTAACGGTCTTTCGGAAGATCGAAGACTATTGATGATGGCGTTTCGGGGGCTGCTGATAGGCGGACTTCAATATTTTGTTTCCTTCTATCTCAAACTTGTCACAGACAGCCAGAATTCCAGAATTGAGAATCAGCTGCTCAAACAGGAAAATCTGGAAGCCCGGCTCAACCTGCTGAAGCAACAGGTAAATCCCCATTTTCTGTTTAACTCGCTGAGCACACTCAGGACGATTGCCCCAGATGCTCCTACAAAAAAATACGTGATGCAGCTTGCCAATGTATATCGTTATCTGCTTGGCAGTGAGCAGGAACATCTGACGGTACTGGAAAAGGAGCTGGAATTTACGCGGTCTTATCTTTACATTTTGCAGGAGCGCTTTGAACACGGTCTCCATGTGGAGATTGAACTTCGGGAGGCCAGCCTCAGCCGCAGCATTCCGCCGTATTCATTGCAGATTCTGATAGAAAATGCAGTAAAGCACAATATCGTTTCCGAGGATGCACCGCTTACGATCCGTATCTATGTAGAATCGGAAATGCTTTGCGTGGAAAACAACGTTCTGCCCAGAATGTCCGTGGAAGAAAGTACGGGAAAGGGTTTAAAAAATATTAAGGAACGCTACCGGCTGCTTTCGAGCCGTGAGATTGAGATCATTGAAAATAGTTCCTATTTTATCGTCAAATTGCCCCTATTAAAATGA
- a CDS encoding LytR/AlgR family response regulator transcription factor — MRVLIIEDEIKSGKELKVQLEILDDRIEIAAILPSIISAVKWFSENDAPDLIFSDIQLADGLSFEIFKQVKPSAPVIFCTAYDAYAIRAFETNSIDYLLKPIDEKKLEASLQKYDRMKAAFGPADGSRYEEILTKKMEQMLQKLGSGSHKSTLLIHHQDKIIPLKITDIAYIHYENSLVSAYSFLGQKYVLIHTLDELESLVDSSLFFRANRQFIINRNSIVNAEHYFTRRLVLKLSIPASEPVIVSKVKSSEFLRWMEGH, encoded by the coding sequence ATGAGAGTACTGATCATAGAAGATGAAATAAAATCCGGAAAGGAGCTGAAAGTGCAGCTGGAAATTCTGGATGACCGCATTGAAATAGCCGCTATACTGCCTTCCATCATAAGTGCCGTGAAATGGTTTTCTGAAAACGACGCGCCCGACCTGATATTTTCGGACATCCAGCTCGCGGACGGCCTTAGTTTCGAGATTTTCAAACAGGTCAAACCCAGCGCGCCGGTGATTTTTTGCACGGCTTACGATGCGTATGCAATTCGTGCCTTTGAAACCAATAGCATTGATTATTTGCTAAAACCCATTGATGAAAAAAAACTAGAAGCCAGTCTCCAAAAATATGACCGTATGAAGGCTGCATTCGGCCCGGCCGACGGAAGCAGATATGAGGAGATACTGACAAAGAAAATGGAGCAGATGCTGCAAAAGTTAGGTTCAGGTTCCCACAAATCGACCCTATTGATACACCATCAGGACAAGATCATCCCACTGAAAATAACGGACATTGCCTATATCCACTACGAAAACAGCCTGGTGAGCGCCTATTCATTTTTAGGACAGAAATATGTACTGATCCACACCCTGGACGAGCTTGAAAGCCTCGTTGACAGTTCCCTGTTTTTCCGGGCCAACCGGCAGTTTATCATTAACCGCAACAGCATCGTCAACGCGGAACATTATTTTACCAGACGCCTGGTCCTAAAACTGTCCATTCCGGCTTCTGAGCCAGTGATCGTATCCAAAGTGAAGTCTTCCGAATTTTTGCGTTGGATGGAAGGCCATTGA
- a CDS encoding DUF1398 domain-containing protein, whose protein sequence is MFTAEQIKAAHSKVKSGADFPAYIQEIKSLGVTHYEAYVTDGHIDYHGANNYTAKVPAKYDPLTIAGSSQSAQFKDELVAHQQGKTDFLTFIKACATFGVEKWAICMDKMTCTYYGKMGDEILVEEIPH, encoded by the coding sequence ATGTTTACAGCAGAACAAATCAAGGCCGCCCACAGTAAGGTGAAGTCTGGCGCAGATTTCCCTGCCTATATTCAGGAAATCAAATCTTTAGGTGTTACCCACTATGAAGCCTATGTGACAGACGGGCATATAGACTATCATGGCGCTAACAATTATACTGCAAAAGTGCCCGCAAAATACGACCCGCTAACAATTGCTGGCAGCTCGCAAAGTGCACAGTTTAAAGATGAGTTGGTTGCTCACCAGCAAGGCAAAACGGATTTCCTGACCTTCATCAAAGCCTGTGCAACGTTTGGTGTTGAAAAGTGGGCAATCTGTATGGACAAAATGACCTGTACCTATTACGGAAAAATGGGAGATGAGATTTTGGTGGAAGAAATCCCTCATTAA